TCATATTCGTTTTTACACTTGAGGAGACATCGTGCAAGACAGTGATCGCTTCTGCCTCATGGTCAGATAATTGAAAGACGATATCGTCAAACAGGAGCTGCATGTCTTTTAAAATAGACGTAGCCGCCGAGTTATAAATGTGAATATTATAATAGCCGGAATCATTAAATAACGCAGAATCGATGTATGGCCTTAAATTATCGACGACCACGGGATAATTCGTTAAAAACTTTTGTAGACCTATCCGAACACCTTCAACGGTTTCATTCATTTCTTCTAGAGGTTTTAGAGCCACATCCACTTTTTCTTTCACTTTATCATCATAGTTAGTAAAAAGACTGAGTACCAGCCCACCTGGATTTCCATATAAATGTACATTTTTCACGCCATTTATTATCACAACGGCCGATTTACCCGCAGCCTCTATTAAAGATACTTTTTGTATTAAATTTGTAACTATCGGGATTAATAATAGAGAAGTTCCAAGTTTAAATTCTTCCATGGACTTGTCTAAATGAAGACTTTTGAACTTCATATAGTTCAACAAATACGGGGAGTCTTCCATTTCGTAATCAGTCGTCGATTGGATCTTATCCACTTCAGTTACTCCTGAATGATGAGAAATGGCACTTGCAACACTCTTATCTATTTTCTCAAAAGCGACGGCAACTTGATCAACTTGGTTGCCGAATTCGTCAACCTGTGTGGTCATATGTTGATAGTTTTGTTGCACGTATTGAAAATGAGACTCTAATTCTCCTACTACGGCATCGTGAAATTTCTCTTGCCCAGCTTTAAACACGTCTTCAATTTTATTTAGAAGCGTATCTTCTACAGCCACTATAAACTCATCTACTGTTTCCTCTAAGCTATAAAGATAATTTCTTAATTCTGCAAAAATAGTTTCAACATCAATCGTTTTTTTAGTAATAAACTCTATAAGTGCCACTGGAGGAGAGTCAAGTACACTATTTAATGAAGAGCAAGCCGTTTCAATATTATTTAAGAGAAGATGAAGTCCTTGAAGAATTTGTTTAAAAACACTATTAGCAAAACGAATCCCTCTGAATAGCCCGTCTTCTACTATGCTTTCGAGACTTCCTTGATATACCTCACGAATTGTATTAAGGCGATCATTATATGAATCGCTTTCATGAGCGATGATATCCACCGAGTGTCCGATATACGTTTGAGCCAAGTCTAATCGTTCTAATACTGATGTA
The genomic region above belongs to Bacillus sp. A301a_S52 and contains:
- a CDS encoding DUF2974 domain-containing protein, encoding MAIKLNSEIDPTKTTDADLVELAGLHVYLEPKRDSIIKVSEKSFKIVDSNFNKEKSGMDAMTVQNVASGEYHVVYMGTNAHGKYGRADLITDIQLLTEATPQQLKDADRYLADMEKEFGEITSVGGNSLGGALANYVGVQNSHVRSVTLNPAMLPAGAVEAGKEYHNITNYISEYDVLNLSQRAIGMGDQVPGAQHTIYNGIPSKDGLGFNHTGYIRDENGQHVPYVTIGTEGEPGYGVIHVDAHSHVVSSIWTGHPLYGGRSERIDLNVDTIRMLSDAIDTSVLERLDLAQTYIGHSVDIIAHESDSYNDRLNTIREVYQGSLESIVEDGLFRGIRFANSVFKQILQGLHLLLNNIETACSSLNSVLDSPPVALIEFITKKTIDVETIFAELRNYLYSLEETVDEFIVAVEDTLLNKIEDVFKAGQEKFHDAVVGELESHFQYVQQNYQHMTTQVDEFGNQVDQVAVAFEKIDKSVASAISHHSGVTEVDKIQSTTDYEMEDSPYLLNYMKFKSLHLDKSMEEFKLGTSLLLIPIVTNLIQKVSLIEAAGKSAVVIINGVKNVHLYGNPGGLVLSLFTNYDDKVKEKVDVALKPLEEMNETVEGVRIGLQKFLTNYPVVVDNLRPYIDSALFNDSGYYNIHIYNSAATSILKDMQLLFDDIVFQLSDHEAEAITVLHDVSSSVKTNMSILEEQIERAATW